In Chryseobacterium scophthalmum, the genomic stretch TGTTGAAGTTTTTCTAAAGAAATTTTTTCTTGTGAATAAAGATCTACATCATTTTTTAAGTATTCTAACTCAATTTTAAAATCACGTAAACCTCTGTTTATAAATTTATTGTCATTTTTTATGCCCTGATCAACAGAGTTAAAAGACATCACAGAAAAAATGAAAGCACATGGAATAAGCAGTAAAAGATAATATCTCACAGTTTTAATCGCAAAAGTAACCTGATTAGATTACAGGAATTTTACGCATAAATTAAATAATGTTTACGATTTGCGCTCGCAAAACAGTACGTTTTCGACTATTGTAAAGACAAACAGTAAAAAAAAGGAAGACTATTTTATAAAACTAATTTATGATTTTACAGATTTTCATTTAATTATTTATCTAAAATACTTTGTACTTTTTCTCCAATTATTTTCAGTCTCAGAATACTTTCAGGAGTGATTCTATCGGCGAATATAATTCTGAAATGATGGCTGTATGCATCAGTGTACGAAAATGTATCTCCGGGTGTAAAAGCGATTTTTTGATTTTCACAAAATTTATAGAAATCTGGCATATTTATGTCTTTAGGAAGTCTTCCCCAAATGCTGTAACCGCCTTGAGGTCTGTGAAAATAACATTCTTTTGGAAAGTATAATCGTAATGCATTAAGAAGTTCTACGCATTGAATTTCTAATTGTTTTCGAAAAAAACGAAGATGTCGGTCATAAGAATTTTCGTTTAACAATTGTATCATTAATTCCTGAAAAATAGGCGCTACAGACCTTCCCAAAGAAAACTTTATTCTTTCAGCCTGCTCAAAAAACCGACCCGTATTCAGCCATCCCAGACGAATTCCTGGTGCTAAAGTTTTTGAAAATGATGAATAGGTCATTACCCAACCCTCTTTATCAAAATTACCAATTGTTGAAGGTCTTTCTCCATCAAAATAAATGTCACCATAAATATCATTTTCAATAATCGGAATCTCATTATTTTCCGCAATCGAAACAAGTTCTTTCTTTGTTTCGTCTGATATTAAAATTCCTGTGGGATTATGAAAATTTGGGGTTACAACAACAGCACGAATATTATTTTCAGTTACAGCATCTTTTAGATAATCTATATCAAAACCGTTTTTATAATGAACTGGAATTTCAATTATCTTCAGTTTTAAATTTGAAATTACCTCCAAAACAGAGAAAACACACGGACTTTCTACAGCAACCACATCAGCAGGTTGAGTTACTGAAGCCAACGCAATATAAAGCGCCTGCAATGCACCATCTGTAATAATTAGCTGTTCTGAATTTATTTTACAGCCAAATTTTGTCGCTCGTGAAGCAATTTGATTTCTTAAAATTTCTGAACCGTTTACAGGATAATATCTGAGAATTAATGCTCCTTTTTTCCGAATTACTTCCTGCATTTTTCTTAAGATCAATTTTTGAGGAACAAGTAAATCTGTCGGTGCAGCAGTATTAAATGAAATTTTTTCAAAAGACTTACCTGACTTTGAAGTGAGTTTTACCTTTTCATCAAACTCCGAATTTCGTATAGTCGGTGAAAGTTTTGGTAAATCTTCAGGAATATTTTCATTTGCTTTTATCGTAACAAAAAATCCTGAGCGAGGTCGATTTTCAACCCAACCTTTCATAACAAGATAATCATAACCATTTTGCACGGAAGTAATGCTCAGTTGATATTTTTCTTTAATTTCCCTTACAGAAGGTAACCGATCGCCCAAAGTAAGAGCTCCACTTTTAATCTGTTCCTCGATGACCGAAGTAAATTTCTGGTATTTAAAATTCTGCATATTTAATAATCAATCTGTTCCGAACAAATTTACAAAATCTCAAACTGTACCGTTTTATTAGCTTAAAACTGTACCGATATTATCATTCTCAAATAGCTTAGCTTTGAAAAAAAATAAGAATGGAGATCGTTTCAAAATTTGTCGTAGGTTCAGACCAGGGAGTTGATGAATTTTTCGATGTTAAAAAAGCTTTTATTAGAAACTCATATCAAGAAATTGTTGCATCAGAAATTATAGAAAATTATATTAAAGAAGATTTTGATCATAGAAAAACGATCAATGTTTTAAATGATTTTTCCAATCAATTAATTATGGTTTTTGCCGATCAACAACCTGTAGGATATTGCTTTTTTCAAACCGGATTTTCTTACCCAGAAGCTAGTGAAAATCAAAAAATGACGGCTATTAAAGAATTTTCTATTCTTCAGGAATATGATTTGCCAGAAGTGAGACTTTCTCTTTGGAAAAAGGTAAGATCTGCAATTCAATTTGCTGACAGTATTTGGATTAATATTAGAGAAAACGATTCAGAAATTCAGTATTTTAAAGATCAAAAATTCGTTTTTGTAAAAGATACGGTTTCAGAACCTTTCAATCTTCCGTCGTTCATTTATAAATTAGATTTAAAGAAACTATAAATCATTCATTATAAATCCACATCAGCAAAGGTTTTTCAGAGTTTTGAATAATCGGGTCTAATTCTTTCATCGCATTATTGGAAATCGTAGGACAACCCCATCCTTCCGGAGAACCTTTTGGATAAATTTCTTCATCGCTCATCAATTCCCAGGAATGAAAAACAATGAATCTTTTCAGCGCATTGTTATTTGTTTCTTCTAAACCGTGCATCAAATATTTTACATGAATTCCCCAGTCACTTCTTCCTCTTTCTCCTAATTTATATTTCCCCAAAGCCGAAAGATGACTTCCGTCTTCGTTACTGAATTCGGGATTTTCTTTTGATTCATCGCTGCTCCAATTATTGTTTCCACAGCCATGACCTACCAAATATTTATTTAAAATTTTTTGTCCCTTAAAATCCCAGATTATAAAACGGTTCAATCCGGAATGCAGACTCATATCAATCAAAATACAGAAATTAGTATTCATTTTTTTGCTTTTGCAAAATGCGAGAGCTTCTTCCGCTTTCTTGTTTGTTTTGATTAAATCTAATTCAGGTTTTATAATTTCACTGGTTTTTTCATTTTCAGAAACAGTATTGTCGGCAACCTTTTTAGATTCATTTTGACAAGACGAAAAAATGATACCTAAGAAAATTAAATAAAAAATTTTCACAAGATCTATTTATAATGTAAGAAAATACCATAATCTGTTGGAGTCCACCACGCTGCCTTTTGTCCTGCAGCTTTTAATGCATCATTTGCCCAAGTATTGCATGTATTTAGAAAGCTATAACTTCCTTTCGCATCATAAAACGCATCATTATCACTGTAAACAGCTTTCGTAGGAATTAATATATAATTTCCGTTTGCATCTCTGTCAAATTTGGCATCGATAAATTTCACTAATTCTGTGTACTGTTTTTTACTGATCATTATTTTTTTACAATCAGAAGCTTCGGTCATCGTATGGTAGAACGAAGTGTGCATTGCAGATTCGCTCATCCAAAATGCAGCTTTCACGGCTGTAGAAAATTTCAGGTCTGCCCAGGTTGG encodes the following:
- a CDS encoding aminotransferase-like domain-containing protein — translated: MQNFKYQKFTSVIEEQIKSGALTLGDRLPSVREIKEKYQLSITSVQNGYDYLVMKGWVENRPRSGFFVTIKANENIPEDLPKLSPTIRNSEFDEKVKLTSKSGKSFEKISFNTAAPTDLLVPQKLILRKMQEVIRKKGALILRYYPVNGSEILRNQIASRATKFGCKINSEQLIITDGALQALYIALASVTQPADVVAVESPCVFSVLEVISNLKLKIIEIPVHYKNGFDIDYLKDAVTENNIRAVVVTPNFHNPTGILISDETKKELVSIAENNEIPIIENDIYGDIYFDGERPSTIGNFDKEGWVMTYSSFSKTLAPGIRLGWLNTGRFFEQAERIKFSLGRSVAPIFQELMIQLLNENSYDRHLRFFRKQLEIQCVELLNALRLYFPKECYFHRPQGGYSIWGRLPKDINMPDFYKFCENQKIAFTPGDTFSYTDAYSHHFRIIFADRITPESILRLKIIGEKVQSILDK
- a CDS encoding murein L,D-transpeptidase catalytic domain-containing protein; translation: MKIFYLIFLGIIFSSCQNESKKVADNTVSENEKTSEIIKPELDLIKTNKKAEEALAFCKSKKMNTNFCILIDMSLHSGLNRFIIWDFKGQKILNKYLVGHGCGNNNWSSDESKENPEFSNEDGSHLSALGKYKLGERGRSDWGIHVKYLMHGLEETNNNALKRFIVFHSWELMSDEEIYPKGSPEGWGCPTISNNAMKELDPIIQNSEKPLLMWIYNE
- a CDS encoding TIGR02117 family protein translates to MNVKIILIYFLKTLGFILGIVVLYAILGYLLPFIEVSAKDDGEQKEIPIYIYTNGVHTDIVMPVKNEMHDWSAKIPFANTTSKKSDYNYVGIGWGDKGFYLDTPTWADLKFSTAVKAAFWMSESAMHTSFYHTMTEASDCKKIMISKKQYTELVKFIDAKFDRDANGNYILIPTKAVYSDNDAFYDAKGSYSFLNTCNTWANDALKAAGQKAAWWTPTDYGIFLHYK